Proteins encoded within one genomic window of Empedobacter falsenii:
- the fabG gene encoding 3-oxoacyl-ACP reductase FabG → MKCAIVTGGSRGIGKAICLKIAEEHDYHLLINYNSNEAAALETLKEVEALGGTGEILKFDVADANQTQQVLTEWTEKNTDAIVEVIVNNAGITKDNLFMWISQDDWSNVINTSLNGFYNVTHFFINPLLRNRFGRIVNIVSVSGLKGTPGQTNYSAAKAAVIGATKALAQEIAKRNVTVNAVAPGFIETDMTDELDQQELKKLIPANRFGKDEEVADLVSFLVSKKSSYITGEVININGGIYS, encoded by the coding sequence ATGAAATGTGCAATTGTAACAGGTGGTTCTCGTGGAATTGGAAAAGCAATTTGTTTGAAAATTGCCGAAGAACATGATTATCATCTTTTGATAAATTATAATTCGAATGAAGCTGCTGCGTTAGAGACTTTGAAAGAAGTGGAAGCATTAGGTGGTACAGGAGAAATTTTAAAATTTGATGTGGCTGATGCAAATCAAACACAACAAGTTTTAACAGAATGGACAGAAAAAAATACAGATGCAATTGTAGAAGTTATTGTTAACAATGCAGGGATTACGAAAGACAATTTGTTTATGTGGATTTCGCAAGATGATTGGTCAAATGTTATTAATACGAGCTTGAATGGTTTTTACAATGTAACTCACTTTTTTATTAATCCATTATTGAGAAATAGATTCGGAAGAATTGTTAATATAGTTTCTGTTTCTGGATTGAAAGGAACGCCAGGACAAACCAATTATTCTGCTGCAAAAGCTGCTGTAATAGGAGCGACGAAAGCATTGGCACAAGAAATAGCAAAACGTAATGTAACGGTGAATGCTGTAGCACCAGGTTTTATCGAAACGGATATGACAGATGAATTGGATCAACAAGAATTAAAAAAGCTGATTCCAGCCAATCGTTTTGGAAAAGACGAAGAAGTTGCCGATTTAGTAAGCTTTTTGGTTTCTAAAAAATCGAGTTATATCACGGGAGAAGTTATTAATATAAATGGAGGAATTTATTCTTAG
- a CDS encoding WG repeat-containing protein, whose translation MRKYLLLSFLTVFFEILSAQKLALVKTKNKIGFIGENGQYLIEPQYSDAKDFSEGLAAIKKGNFWGFINKENQWVIEPQYSNAKKFNSGIAMVEIDKKWRYVNTKGEQQNYPLTDKVYDFNEGVAFIRKGDLVGLIDYNGNVLVEPTYHVIRTFINGYAKVALNKKWGVIDTKGNLIVNLEYDDVGEFNQDVVWVKKGADFGIVSNNQFIAIEGVDFIGNFNSASYTFARKNHKFGFINKKGEWIITPIFSNAKSFSNGLAPIEDKGKWGFINEQGEVVIQPKYNNAEVFSEIGLAPVKEGSKWGFVNKEGKLVIPALYDISVSFGFSQKDKGFNGKLARVKKQGKWAFLDENGNVLADQWFDNAELFND comes from the coding sequence ATGAGAAAATATCTTTTATTATCATTTTTAACTGTCTTTTTTGAAATATTATCTGCACAGAAATTAGCATTAGTAAAAACAAAAAATAAAATTGGATTTATTGGTGAAAATGGACAATATTTAATAGAACCTCAATATTCTGATGCAAAGGATTTTTCAGAAGGACTTGCTGCAATTAAAAAAGGAAATTTTTGGGGATTTATTAATAAAGAAAATCAGTGGGTAATAGAGCCTCAATATTCCAATGCAAAGAAGTTTAATTCAGGAATAGCAATGGTTGAGATTGATAAAAAATGGAGATACGTTAATACAAAAGGTGAACAACAAAATTATCCTTTAACTGATAAAGTATATGATTTTAATGAAGGTGTTGCATTTATCCGAAAAGGAGATTTGGTCGGTTTAATTGACTATAATGGAAATGTACTTGTTGAGCCAACATATCATGTTATTAGAACTTTTATAAATGGATATGCGAAAGTAGCATTGAACAAAAAGTGGGGTGTAATTGATACAAAAGGAAATTTGATTGTCAACTTAGAATATGATGATGTTGGAGAATTTAATCAAGATGTTGTTTGGGTAAAAAAGGGAGCTGATTTTGGAATTGTTTCCAATAATCAATTTATAGCTATAGAAGGAGTAGATTTTATTGGGAATTTTAACTCTGCTTCATACACTTTTGCTCGAAAAAATCATAAGTTTGGTTTTATAAATAAAAAAGGAGAGTGGATAATAACACCTATTTTTTCTAATGCAAAATCATTTTCTAATGGGTTGGCTCCTATTGAAGATAAAGGTAAATGGGGATTTATTAATGAACAAGGAGAAGTCGTTATTCAACCAAAATATAATAATGCAGAAGTTTTTAGTGAAATAGGATTAGCTCCAGTAAAAGAAGGTAGTAAATGGGGATTTGTCAATAAAGAAGGTAAATTAGTCATTCCTGCTTTGTATGACATCTCTGTAAGTTTCGGATTTTCACAAAAAGATAAAGGGTTCAATGGTAAATTAGCTCGAGTAAAGAAGCAAGGAAAGTGGGCTTTTCTTGATGAGAATGGAAATGTATTAGCAGATCAATGGTTTGATAATGCTGAACTTTTTAATGATTAA
- a CDS encoding HAL/PAL/TAL family ammonia-lyase: MTKLTIDTIENILFENKKLLLDKSTFDRVENSFKFLKEFSKNKIIYGVNTGFGPMAQYRIEDENTIQLQYNLIRSHCTGIGEPLTLDQTKAAVIARFNTLSLGYSGIHPSVLVLMQELVNRDILPVIYQHGSVGASGDLVQLAHLALTLIGEGEVFYQGEIKSTKEVFELENLQPIEVHIREGLSIMNGTSVMTGIGMVNLIKVNQLINLSITLSSMMNEIVQSFDDHYSKPLNEAKQHAGQRYIANKMTDFLNDSKLVKKRADELYQERTEKIFEEKVQEYYSLRCVPQILGPIYDTWNAAKEVLENEINSASDNPIIDVENQTVHHGGNFHGDYVSLELDKLKLAVTRLSMLSERQLNYLVNPKINNILPPFVNLGTLGFNFGLQAAQFTATSTTAENQTLSTSMYVHSIPNNNDNQDIVSMGTNAATICAKVIDNTFEVLTVQSLAVTQAIEFLQIQDKLSSKGKAFYDSIRKIVPAFKEDEVIYPYLKEVKNYLLKF, from the coding sequence ATGACAAAATTAACAATTGACACTATAGAAAACATACTTTTTGAGAATAAAAAATTATTGCTCGATAAATCAACATTTGATCGTGTGGAGAATAGTTTTAAATTCCTGAAAGAATTTTCAAAAAATAAAATAATTTACGGCGTAAATACAGGTTTTGGACCAATGGCACAATATCGTATTGAGGATGAAAATACAATTCAGCTTCAATATAATTTAATCAGAAGTCACTGTACAGGAATTGGAGAACCGTTGACGTTAGATCAAACAAAAGCTGCGGTTATTGCACGTTTTAATACGCTTTCATTGGGATATTCTGGGATACATCCTTCAGTTTTAGTATTGATGCAAGAATTAGTGAACCGTGATATTTTACCTGTTATTTATCAACATGGAAGTGTAGGAGCGAGTGGAGATTTGGTTCAATTGGCGCATTTAGCTTTGACATTAATTGGAGAAGGTGAAGTTTTTTATCAAGGAGAAATCAAATCGACGAAAGAAGTTTTTGAACTTGAAAATCTTCAACCAATAGAAGTTCATATTCGCGAAGGTTTATCAATTATGAATGGAACTTCGGTAATGACGGGAATTGGAATGGTTAATTTGATAAAAGTAAATCAATTAATTAATCTTTCGATTACGTTAAGCTCGATGATGAATGAGATTGTTCAATCTTTTGATGATCATTATTCAAAACCATTGAATGAAGCTAAACAACATGCTGGTCAACGTTATATAGCGAATAAAATGACCGATTTTTTGAATGACAGTAAATTAGTCAAAAAACGTGCTGATGAACTATATCAAGAGCGTACCGAGAAAATTTTTGAAGAAAAAGTACAAGAATATTATTCGTTGCGTTGTGTTCCTCAGATTTTAGGACCAATTTATGATACATGGAATGCCGCGAAAGAAGTGTTAGAAAATGAAATAAATTCGGCAAGTGATAATCCAATTATCGATGTAGAAAATCAAACTGTTCATCATGGTGGAAATTTTCATGGCGATTATGTTTCATTAGAATTGGATAAATTAAAATTAGCTGTTACGCGTCTATCAATGCTAAGTGAACGTCAATTAAACTATTTAGTTAATCCAAAAATCAATAATATTTTACCTCCTTTCGTTAATTTGGGAACGCTTGGTTTTAACTTTGGTTTGCAAGCTGCTCAATTTACGGCGACTTCTACAACGGCAGAAAATCAAACACTTTCTACGTCGATGTATGTGCATAGTATTCCAAACAATAACGATAATCAAGATATTGTGAGTATGGGGACAAATGCAGCGACGATTTGTGCAAAAGTGATTGATAATACGTTCGAAGTGTTGACGGTTCAGAGTTTGGCTGTAACGCAAGCGATAGAATTTTTACAAATACAAGATAAATTATCTTCGAAAGGAAAAGCTTTTTATGATTCGATTCGTAAAATTGTTCCTGCGTTTAAAGAAGATGAGGTGATTTATCCTTATCTTAAGGAAGTGAAAAATTATTTACTGAAATTTTAA
- a CDS encoding NAD(P)/FAD-dependent oxidoreductase, whose translation MIENTDVLIIGAGPSGSVAAAYLREKNIKVIVLEKTQFPRIVVGESLIPRSMDHFEEAGLLPYLEKQNFEVKPGARFIRGEQICIFDFSKKFGKGKDWTWQVPRADFDMTLADAIIDKGADLRFNEEVINVQFEGKNSITTVKKQNGETYQINAKFLIDASGYGRVLPRLLNIDSPSKLNPHSAIFTHIDDVRRPKGREGTQISFDIIETKVWLWVIPFSNGKTSVGIVGPTDYINQLSTNQDTTEALQNAIQKSDFYVNRFGNLPFEFNPIWLKNYSAAVTKMFGDGYVLTGNSTEFLDPVFSSGVCFATESGLKAAKLAIKEINGEKVDWQTDYEDYMKEGIDVFTTYVQEWYTGNLQELFFHQPENPDVKEKICAVLAGYVWNKENPFVKKHYSVIRNMAHLIRMVKETE comes from the coding sequence ATGATTGAAAATACAGATGTTTTAATCATCGGTGCAGGACCTTCGGGATCGGTTGCAGCAGCCTATTTAAGAGAAAAAAACATTAAAGTTATTGTTTTAGAAAAAACTCAATTTCCGAGAATTGTTGTAGGTGAAAGTTTAATCCCTCGCTCTATGGATCATTTCGAAGAAGCTGGATTGTTACCATATTTAGAGAAACAAAATTTCGAAGTAAAACCTGGTGCGAGATTTATTCGAGGTGAACAGATTTGTATTTTCGATTTCAGTAAAAAATTTGGTAAAGGAAAAGATTGGACTTGGCAAGTTCCACGCGCTGATTTTGACATGACTTTAGCTGATGCAATTATAGACAAAGGTGCTGATTTACGTTTTAATGAAGAGGTAATTAATGTTCAATTTGAAGGAAAAAACTCGATTACAACTGTTAAAAAACAAAATGGAGAAACTTATCAAATCAATGCAAAATTTTTAATTGATGCGAGTGGATATGGTCGTGTTTTACCACGATTATTAAATATTGATAGCCCATCAAAACTAAATCCTCATTCAGCAATTTTCACGCATATTGATGATGTTCGTCGCCCTAAAGGTCGAGAGGGAACGCAGATTTCATTTGATATTATCGAAACAAAAGTTTGGTTGTGGGTAATTCCTTTTTCGAATGGAAAAACAAGTGTCGGAATCGTTGGCCCAACAGATTATATTAATCAATTATCAACCAATCAAGATACAACGGAAGCTTTGCAAAATGCAATTCAAAAATCCGATTTTTACGTCAATCGCTTTGGTAATTTACCATTTGAATTTAATCCAATTTGGTTAAAAAATTATTCTGCTGCGGTAACTAAAATGTTTGGCGATGGTTATGTTTTAACAGGAAATAGTACCGAGTTTTTAGATCCTGTTTTCTCTTCTGGCGTTTGTTTCGCAACAGAAAGTGGTTTGAAAGCTGCGAAACTTGCTATTAAAGAAATAAATGGTGAAAAAGTTGATTGGCAAACCGATTACGAAGATTATATGAAAGAAGGAATCGATGTTTTTACCACTTATGTACAAGAATGGTATACCGGAAATTTGCAAGAATTATTTTTCCATCAACCTGAAAATCCTGATGTCAAAGAAAAAATTTGTGCTGTTTTAGCAGGATATGTTTGGAACAAAGAAAATCCATTTGTTAAAAAACATTATAGCGTCATCCGGAATATGGCGCATCTGATTCGAATGGTTAAAGAAACAGAATAA
- a CDS encoding cupin-like domain-containing protein: MQFQAIDTVESISKEDFIKNYLKKRKPLLLKGYAKNWKDFDKWNLDYIKEKAGEQIVPLYDSKPADANKSSDTPATHMKFNEYVDLIKKEPSDLRIFFFIIKDKIPELLKNFTYPDLGLKYFERLPTLFFGGSEAKVLMHYDVDMTDFIHFQFQGDKQILLFDPKQSKALYKVPLSVHTIYEIDYDHPDYEKFPALKHAKGFDFVMNHGDALFIPRGYWHYNRYLEAGFSMSLRAFPNEFFQVMNTVYHVFIMRYTDKLMRKLFQGKWINFKEKWAIKKSHKYYGIEK; this comes from the coding sequence ATGCAATTTCAAGCTATTGATACAGTTGAATCAATTTCGAAAGAAGATTTTATCAAAAATTATCTCAAAAAAAGAAAACCTTTGTTATTGAAAGGTTATGCGAAGAATTGGAAGGATTTTGACAAATGGAATCTCGATTATATCAAAGAAAAAGCTGGAGAACAAATTGTGCCTTTATATGACAGCAAACCTGCTGATGCTAACAAAAGCTCGGATACTCCTGCAACGCATATGAAGTTTAATGAGTATGTGGATTTAATCAAAAAAGAGCCCTCTGATTTAAGAATTTTCTTTTTTATTATCAAAGATAAAATTCCCGAATTACTCAAAAATTTTACTTACCCTGATCTTGGTTTAAAGTATTTTGAGCGTTTACCTACTCTTTTTTTTGGAGGAAGTGAAGCAAAAGTTTTGATGCATTATGATGTAGATATGACCGATTTTATTCATTTTCAATTTCAAGGAGATAAACAAATTTTATTGTTTGATCCAAAACAATCCAAAGCTTTATATAAAGTACCACTTTCGGTACATACCATTTACGAAATCGATTATGATCATCCCGATTACGAAAAATTCCCTGCTTTAAAACACGCAAAAGGTTTTGATTTTGTCATGAATCACGGTGATGCGCTATTTATCCCGCGTGGTTATTGGCATTATAATCGCTATTTAGAAGCAGGATTCTCAATGTCTTTACGTGCTTTTCCTAATGAGTTTTTCCAAGTAATGAATACAGTTTATCATGTTTTTATTATGCGTTACACCGATAAATTAATGCGTAAACTATTTCAAGGAAAATGGATTAACTTCAAAGAAAAATGGGCGATAAAGAAAAGTCATAAGTATTATGGGATAGAGAAATAA
- the rplS gene encoding 50S ribosomal protein L19, with amino-acid sequence MENLVKYVQEKYVANKEFPAFAAGDTITVYQEITEGGKTRVQFFKGVVIQRRGQGTTETFTIRKMSGDVGVERIFPVNMPALQKIEVNKKGKVRRARIFYFRALRGKKARIKDAAY; translated from the coding sequence ATGGAAAATTTAGTAAAATACGTACAAGAGAAATACGTAGCTAATAAAGAGTTCCCAGCTTTCGCAGCAGGTGATACTATTACAGTTTATCAAGAAATTACAGAGGGTGGAAAAACTCGTGTTCAGTTCTTTAAAGGGGTTGTTATCCAAAGAAGAGGACAAGGAACTACAGAAACTTTCACAATCCGTAAAATGTCTGGAGATGTTGGTGTAGAGCGTATCTTCCCAGTTAACATGCCAGCGTTACAAAAAATTGAAGTAAACAAAAAAGGTAAAGTTCGTAGAGCTCGTATCTTCTACTTCAGAGCATTACGTGGTAAAAAAGCTCGTATCAAAGACGCTGCTTACTAA